A genome region from Macaca nemestrina isolate mMacNem1 chromosome 20, mMacNem.hap1, whole genome shotgun sequence includes the following:
- the LOC105495340 gene encoding homeodomain-interacting protein kinase 4 — protein MATIQSETDCYDIIEVLGKGTFGEVAKGWRRSTGEMVAIKILKNDAYRNRIIKNELKLLHCMRGLDPEEAHVIRFLEFFHDALKFYLVFELLEQNLFEFQKENNFAPLPARHIRTVTLQVLRALARLKELAIIHADLKPENIMLVDQTRCPFRVKVIDFGSASIFSEVRYVKEPYIQSRFYRAPEILLGLPFCEKVDVWSLGCVMAELHLGWPLYPGNNEYDQVRYICETQGLPKPHLLHAARKAHHFFKRNPHPDAANPWQLKSSADYLAETKVRPLERRKYMLKSLDQIETVNGGSVASRLTFPDREALAEHADLKSMVELIKRMLTWESHERISPSAALRHPFVSMQQLRNAHETTHYYQLSLRSYRLSLQVEGKPPAPVVAAEDGTPYYRLAEEKEAAGMGSVASSSPFFREEKAPGMQRAIDQLDDLSLQEAGHGLWGETCTDVVSDMMAPLKAAITGRHMPDSGPEPILAFYSSRLAGRHKARKPPAGSKSDSNFSNLIRLSQVSPEDDRPCRGSSWEEGEHLGASAEPPAILQRDGDGPNIDNMTMEAERPDPELFDPSSCPGEWLSEPDWTLEGVRGPRAQGLPPRRSHQHGPPRGATSFLQHVTGHH, from the exons CATCCAGTCAGAGACCGACTGCTACGACATCATCGAGGTCTTGGGCAAGGGGACCTTCGGGGAGGTAGCCAAGGGCTGGCGGCGGAGCACGGGCGAGATGGTGGCCATCAAGATCCTCAAGAACGACGCCTACCGCAACCGCATCATCAAGAATGAGCTGAAGCTGCTGCACTGCATGCGAGGCCTGGACCCTGAGGAGGCCCACGTCATCCGCTTCCTCGAGTTCTTCCACGACGCCCTCAAGTTCTACCTGGTCTTCGAGCTGCTGGAGCAAAACCTTTTTGAGTTCCAGAAGGAGAACAACTTCGCGCCCCTCCCTGCCCGCCACATCCGTACAGTCACCCTGCAGGTGCTCAGAGCCCTGGCCCGGCTCAAGGAGCTGGCAATCATCCACGCTGATCTCAAGCCTGAGAATATCATGCTGGTGGACCAGACCCGCTGCCCCTTCAGGGTCAAG GTGATTGACTTCGGCTCTGCCAGTATTTTCAGCGAGGTGCGCTACGTGAAGGAGCCATACATCCAGTCGCGCTTCTACCGGGCCCCCGAGATCCTGCTGGGGCTGCCCTTCTGCGAGAAGGTGGACGTGTGGTCCCTGGGCTGTGTCATGGCTGAGCTGCACCTGGGCTGGCCCCTCTACCCCGGCAACAACGAGTACGACCAGGTGCGCTACATCTGCGAAACCCAGGGCCTCCCCAAGCCGCACCTGCTGCACGCCGCCCGCAAGGCCCACCACTTCTTTAAGCGCAACCCCCACCCTGACGCCGCCAACCCCTGGCAGCTCAAGTCCTCGGCTGACTACCTGGCCGAGACGAAG GTGCGCCCACTGGAGCGCCGCAAGTATATGCTTAAGTCCTTGGACCAGATCGAGACAGTGAATGGTGGCAGTGTGGCCAGTCGGCTGACCTTCCCCGACCGGGAGGCACTGGCAGAGCACGCCGACCTCAAGAGCATGGTGGAGCTGATCAAACGCATGCTGACCTGGGAATCACATGAACGCATCAGCCCCAGTGCTGCCCTGCGCCACCCCTTCGTGTCCATGCAGCAGCTGCGCAATGCCCACGAGACCACCCACTACTACCAGCTCTCGCTGCGCAGCTACCGCCTCTCGCTGCAGGTGGAGGGCAAGCCCCCCGCGCCTGTCGTGGCTGCAGAAGATGGGACCCCCTACTACCGTCTGGCTGAGGAGAAGGAGGCTGCGGGCATGGGCAGTGTGGCCAGCAGCAGCCCCTTCTTCCGAGAGGAGAAGGCACCAGGTATGCAAAGAGCCATCGACCAGCTGGACGACCTGAGTCtgcaggaggctgggcatgggcTGTGGGGTGAGACCTGCACCGATGTGGTCTCCGACATGATGGCCCCCCTCAAGGCAGCCATCACTGGCCGCCACATGCCCGACTCAGGCCCCGAGCCCATCCTGGCCTTCTATAGCAGCCGCCTGGCAGGCCGCCACAAGGCCCGCAAGCCACCTGCGGGTTCCAAATCCGACTCCAACTTCAGCAACCTCATCCGGCTGAGCCAGGTCTCGCCTGAGGATGACAGGCCCTGCCGGGGCAGcagctgggaggaaggagagcatctCGGGGCCTCTGCTGAGCCACCGGCCATCCTGCAGCGAGATGGGGATGGGCCCAACATTGACAACATGAccatggaggctgag AGGCCAGACCCTGAGCTCTTCGACCCCAGCAGCTGTCCTGGAGAATGGCTGAGTGAGCCAGACTGGACCCTGGAGGGCGTCAGGGGCCCACGGGCTCAGGGGCTCCCACCCCGCCGCTCCCACCAGCATGGTCCGCCCCGGGGGGCCACCAGTTTCCTCCAGCATGTCACTGGGCACCACTGA